From a single Bacillus pseudomycoides DSM 12442 genomic region:
- a CDS encoding CarD family transcriptional regulator, which produces MFQIGDNIVYPMQGAGIIKAIEEKEISGEKQQYYVIKMSASNMEVMIPTGKILSSNIRPVTDITALTRIIDIFQHGESDRLLTWKQRYKVNTDKIKTGKIQEGAEVVRDLMRMQKEKALNASEKKMLDNAHEFLISELGLIKGITENQMKSFC; this is translated from the coding sequence TTGTTTCAAATTGGCGATAACATTGTTTATCCAATGCAAGGAGCAGGTATAATTAAAGCCATAGAAGAAAAGGAAATCTCAGGAGAAAAACAACAGTATTATGTCATAAAAATGTCGGCCAGTAATATGGAAGTAATGATTCCTACGGGAAAAATATTGAGTTCAAATATACGACCAGTTACGGATATAACGGCATTAACACGCATCATAGATATTTTTCAGCATGGAGAATCAGATAGATTACTTACGTGGAAACAAAGGTATAAAGTGAACACAGATAAAATAAAAACGGGTAAAATACAAGAAGGTGCTGAAGTTGTACGTGATTTAATGCGTATGCAGAAAGAAAAAGCACTTAATGCAAGCGAAAAGAAAATGTTAGATAACGCACATGAATTTTTGATTAGTGAACTGGGATTGATTAAAGGTATCACAGAAAATCAAATGAAAAGCTTTTGTTAA
- the hutG gene encoding formimidoylglutamase produces MEQGHYLKKNAKFIDREVTKWSDMIKGWEEGEEIFGAALIGAPLSKPSISHSGACFAPKTIRAMLDAYSTYAITEEHDMKESVLYDCGDITMHVTDIKESHARIAKTLGSLTKLNPQMVPIILGGDHSISFPSISGFASSKGKVGIIQFDAHHDLRNLEDGGPSNGTPFRSLLENDVIIGKQLVQIGIRNFSNARTYHEYAKEHGVTVYTMKHVREVAIKDIITESIESLRRQGVTAIYVSVDMDVLDQAFAPGCPAIGPGGMDSTTLLDAITTLGQEPLVQGMDIVEIDPTLDFRDMTSRVAAQVIMSFLLAREAVSKQVSI; encoded by the coding sequence GTGGAGCAAGGCCACTATTTAAAGAAAAATGCAAAGTTTATTGATCGTGAAGTAACGAAATGGAGTGATATGATTAAAGGCTGGGAAGAGGGAGAAGAAATCTTTGGTGCAGCATTAATTGGCGCACCGCTTTCTAAGCCGTCTATTAGTCATTCTGGTGCATGTTTTGCGCCGAAAACCATTCGCGCAATGCTAGATGCATATAGCACATATGCGATTACAGAAGAGCATGATATGAAAGAAAGTGTCTTGTATGATTGTGGTGATATTACCATGCATGTTACAGACATAAAAGAAAGTCATGCTCGTATTGCTAAAACGCTCGGCAGTTTGACGAAATTGAATCCACAAATGGTACCAATTATTCTTGGAGGAGATCATTCCATTAGTTTTCCTAGTATAAGTGGTTTTGCAAGTAGTAAAGGGAAAGTTGGCATTATTCAATTCGATGCACATCATGATTTGCGTAATTTAGAAGACGGAGGACCGTCTAATGGAACACCATTTCGTAGCTTACTAGAGAATGATGTGATTATAGGAAAACAGCTTGTTCAAATTGGTATTCGTAATTTTTCCAATGCTCGTACGTATCATGAGTATGCAAAAGAACATGGTGTCACAGTATATACAATGAAACATGTTCGCGAGGTAGCGATTAAAGATATCATTACAGAAAGCATTGAGAGTTTACGTAGACAAGGAGTTACAGCTATTTATGTTTCTGTCGATATGGACGTATTAGATCAAGCATTTGCCCCAGGTTGTCCAGCAATTGGCCCAGGTGGTATGGATAGTACGACTTTACTCGATGCGATTACGACACTTGGTCAAGAACCACTTGTTCAGGGTATGGACATTGTAGAAATTGACCCAACACTTGATTTTAGGGATATGACGAGTCGTGTAGCTGCACAAGTTATTATGAGTTTCCTATTAGCAAGGGAAGCGGTTAGTAAGCAGGTTAGTATATAG
- the hutP gene encoding hut operon transcriptional regulator HutP, translating into MLLQGTHRIGRMAMLLALADENESPVLSIPKGWKYCTGKVGSMNSQKVVAAMETAAKSNQVIETDVYRETHALYHAIMEALYGVTRGQIQLADVLRTVGLRFAIVRGTPYDGKKEGEWLAVALYGTIGAPVKGSEHEAIGLGINHI; encoded by the coding sequence ATGCTTCTTCAAGGAACACATCGAATTGGTCGTATGGCCATGTTGTTGGCGCTTGCGGACGAGAATGAAAGCCCTGTATTATCCATTCCAAAAGGTTGGAAATATTGTACTGGGAAAGTTGGTTCTATGAATTCGCAAAAGGTTGTCGCAGCAATGGAAACAGCGGCTAAAAGCAACCAAGTTATTGAAACAGACGTTTACAGAGAAACGCATGCACTTTATCATGCAATCATGGAAGCTTTGTACGGAGTGACGAGAGGTCAAATTCAGTTAGCAGACGTTCTTCGTACGGTAGGTCTTCGGTTTGCAATTGTGCGCGGTACACCATACGACGGGAAAAAAGAAGGCGAATGGCTTGCTGTTGCACTTTATGGAACGATAGGTGCGCCTGTAAAAGGATCTGAGCATGAGGCGATTGGTTTAGGAATTAATCACATATGA
- the hutH gene encoding histidine ammonia-lyase, producing MITLTGHSLTVEEMKRLLFEGEGVTACSNSMKKVAECREVVEKIVEDGKVVYGITTGFGKFSDVLIQKDDVKALQHNLIQSHACGIGDPFPEEVSRGMLILRANTMLKGVSGVRPLVVNRLLEFVNRKIHPVVPQQGSLGASGDLAPLSHLALVLLGEGEVFYKGKRVHAMVALTEEGLEPIELEAKEGLALINGTQAMTAQGILSYIEAEAIAYQSELIASMTIEGLRGIIDAFDENVHKARGYKEQVEVAKRIRDVLQDSKLVTKQGELRVQDAYSLRCIPQVHGASWQVLNYVKEKLEIEMNAATDNPLIFDGGEKVISGGNFHGQPIAFAMDFLKVGMAELANISERRIERLVNPQLNDLPPFLSPEPGLQSGAMIMQYAAASLVSENKTLAHPASVDSIPSSANQEDHVSMGTIASRHAHQIIQNVRRVLAIEMICAMQAAEYRGIEEMSTVTKAFYHQGRQQVPSITNDRIFSTDIENIAHWLKTSRFTLERLDANATL from the coding sequence ATGATTACGTTAACAGGACATTCATTGACAGTAGAAGAAATGAAACGTTTGTTGTTTGAAGGGGAAGGGGTAACAGCTTGCTCAAACAGCATGAAAAAAGTGGCTGAGTGCCGTGAAGTTGTAGAAAAAATCGTAGAGGATGGAAAAGTTGTTTACGGTATTACAACTGGGTTTGGAAAGTTTAGTGATGTACTCATTCAGAAAGATGATGTAAAGGCACTTCAACATAACTTAATTCAATCACATGCATGCGGAATTGGCGATCCATTCCCTGAAGAAGTATCGCGAGGAATGTTGATTTTACGCGCTAATACGATGTTAAAAGGTGTATCTGGTGTTCGTCCACTTGTTGTAAATAGGCTGTTAGAGTTTGTAAATCGTAAAATTCATCCAGTTGTCCCGCAGCAAGGTTCATTAGGCGCGAGCGGTGATTTAGCTCCATTATCCCATCTTGCTCTTGTTCTATTGGGAGAAGGTGAAGTGTTCTATAAGGGGAAACGCGTTCATGCGATGGTAGCTCTGACAGAAGAAGGACTAGAGCCAATCGAATTAGAAGCGAAAGAAGGGCTTGCGTTAATCAATGGTACGCAAGCGATGACAGCGCAAGGAATCCTTTCTTATATCGAAGCTGAAGCGATTGCTTATCAATCAGAATTAATTGCTTCAATGACAATTGAAGGATTGCGCGGCATTATCGATGCATTTGATGAAAATGTGCATAAAGCACGTGGCTATAAAGAACAAGTGGAAGTTGCAAAGCGTATTCGCGATGTACTTCAAGATAGTAAACTTGTAACAAAGCAAGGGGAGCTTCGTGTACAAGATGCATACTCACTTCGCTGTATCCCGCAGGTACATGGTGCTTCTTGGCAAGTTTTAAATTATGTTAAAGAAAAATTAGAAATTGAAATGAACGCAGCAACAGATAATCCACTTATTTTTGATGGAGGAGAAAAAGTAATTTCTGGTGGGAACTTCCACGGACAACCAATTGCGTTTGCAATGGACTTTTTGAAGGTCGGGATGGCAGAACTTGCGAATATTTCTGAACGCCGTATTGAACGTCTTGTGAACCCGCAGTTAAATGATTTACCACCATTTTTAAGCCCGGAGCCAGGACTCCAGTCTGGTGCAATGATTATGCAATATGCGGCAGCTTCACTTGTTTCAGAAAATAAAACGCTAGCTCATCCAGCAAGTGTTGATTCGATTCCATCATCAGCTAACCAAGAAGATCATGTGAGTATGGGAACAATTGCTTCACGTCATGCACATCAAATCATTCAAAATGTAAGACGCGTTCTTGCAATTGAAATGATTTGTGCAATGCAAGCGGCGGAATATCGTGGTATTGAAGAGATGAGTACAGTAACGAAAGCGTTTTATCACCAAGGACGTCAGCAAGTACCGTCAATTACAAATGACCGTATTTTCTCAACAGATATTGAAAATATTGCACATTGGTTAAAAACAAGTCGCTTTACATTAGAACGATTGGATGCAAATGCAACACTATAA
- the hutU gene encoding urocanate hydratase, which translates to MENVKQTIRAPRGTELQTKGWIQEAALRMLMNNLDPEVAEKPEELVVYGGIGRAARNWDSYHAIVDSLKTLESDETLLVQSGKPVAIFKSHEDAPRVLLANSNLVPKWANWDHFRELEKKGLMMYGQMTAGSWIYIGTQGILQGTYETFGEAARQHFGGSLKGTLTLTAGLGGMGGAQPLAVTMNGGVVIAIDVDKRSIDRRIEKRYCDMYTESLEEALAVAKEYKEKKEPISIGLLGNAAEILPELVKRDITPDLVTDQTSAHDPLNGYVPVSYSLDEAAKLREEDPERYVQLSKESMKKHVEAMLAMQQKGAITFDYGNNIRQVAFDEGLKNAFDFPGFVPAFIRPLFCEGKGPFRWVALSGDPEDIYKTDEVILREFADNEHLCNWIRMARQQVEFQGLPSRICWLGYGERAKFGRIINEMVANGELSAPIVIGRDHLDCGSVASPNRETEAMKDGSDAVADWPILNALINSVNGASWVSVHHGGGVGMGYSLHAGMVIVADGTEAAGKRIERVLTSDPGMGVVRHVDAGYDLAVETAKEKDVNIPMMK; encoded by the coding sequence ATGGAAAACGTAAAACAAACAATTCGCGCGCCAAGAGGAACAGAATTACAAACTAAGGGCTGGATTCAAGAAGCAGCCCTCCGTATGTTAATGAATAATTTAGATCCTGAAGTAGCTGAAAAGCCAGAAGAATTAGTTGTATATGGCGGCATTGGTCGTGCAGCTCGTAACTGGGATAGCTATCATGCAATTGTTGATTCGTTAAAAACATTAGAGAGTGATGAAACATTACTTGTTCAATCTGGTAAACCAGTTGCAATTTTTAAATCACATGAAGATGCACCACGCGTTCTTCTAGCAAATTCAAACTTAGTACCAAAGTGGGCAAATTGGGATCACTTCCGTGAACTTGAGAAAAAGGGTCTTATGATGTATGGACAAATGACAGCTGGTAGCTGGATTTATATTGGCACACAAGGAATTTTACAAGGAACATATGAAACGTTTGGAGAGGCAGCACGCCAACATTTTGGTGGCTCATTAAAAGGTACATTAACACTTACAGCTGGTTTAGGTGGTATGGGTGGTGCACAACCTCTTGCTGTTACGATGAACGGTGGGGTAGTCATTGCTATTGATGTAGATAAGCGCAGCATCGATCGCCGTATTGAAAAAAGGTATTGTGATATGTACACAGAATCTTTAGAAGAGGCACTAGCTGTTGCGAAAGAATATAAAGAGAAGAAAGAACCAATTTCAATTGGACTATTAGGAAATGCCGCAGAAATTTTACCAGAGCTTGTGAAACGTGATATTACACCAGACTTAGTGACAGATCAAACGTCTGCACATGATCCATTAAATGGTTATGTTCCAGTAAGCTATTCATTAGATGAAGCGGCAAAACTTCGTGAAGAAGATCCAGAACGCTACGTACAATTATCAAAAGAAAGCATGAAAAAACATGTAGAAGCAATGCTTGCAATGCAACAAAAAGGTGCAATTACATTTGATTATGGTAATAACATTCGCCAAGTTGCTTTTGATGAAGGGTTAAAAAATGCATTTGATTTCCCAGGATTCGTTCCAGCATTTATTCGTCCATTATTCTGTGAAGGAAAAGGACCATTCCGCTGGGTAGCACTTTCTGGTGATCCAGAAGATATTTATAAAACAGATGAAGTAATTTTACGTGAATTTGCTGATAATGAGCATTTATGTAACTGGATTCGTATGGCACGTCAGCAAGTTGAGTTCCAAGGTCTTCCATCACGTATTTGTTGGCTTGGTTACGGAGAGCGTGCAAAATTCGGGCGTATTATCAATGAAATGGTTGCAAACGGTGAATTATCAGCACCAATCGTTATCGGTCGTGATCATTTAGATTGTGGATCTGTAGCTTCACCGAACCGTGAAACAGAAGCAATGAAAGATGGCAGTGATGCAGTAGCGGATTGGCCAATTTTAAATGCATTAATCAATAGTGTTAATGGTGCAAGCTGGGTATCTGTTCACCACGGTGGTGGCGTTGGTATGGGGTATTCACTTCACGCTGGAATGGTTATTGTTGCAGACGGAACAGAAGCAGCGGGAAAACGCATTGAACGCGTATTAACTTCTGATCCTGGAATGGGAGTTGTTCGCCACGTTGACGCAGGGTATGACTTAGCTGTTGAAACAGCAAAAGAAAAAGACGTTAACATTCCAATGATGAAATAA
- a CDS encoding alkene reductase, with product MASSNSKAASIYEGTNINNWGSFQNIEETKLFDPIQMGAWSLRNRVAMAPMTRCFANDETGVVGADVVQYYRKRAADGVGLIITEGIIISPRAKGNPGVPGIYTGEQIDSWKLVTDAVHKEGGTIIAQIWHVGRMSHHELTGGFLPQAPSAIAAQGNVPRFRKPFDKPEAMTIEEIQETIEQYAQAARNAIEAGFDGVEIHGAHGYLIDQFAYEIANHRKDQYGGDLEQRLTFMKEVLQAVISAVGADKTLIRFSAFKGDNPSYMWEDPEEAIQTFVEMFHEVGLTMIHPSTMNYMQVIADGKNLHQLVRKYWNGIIVGVGNLNPKEAEEALQEGTIDVAAFGRPLISNPDFVHRVKRGESLEEYDAKQHLATLI from the coding sequence ATGGCAAGTTCAAATAGTAAAGCAGCAAGTATATATGAAGGCACGAATATAAACAATTGGGGATCTTTTCAAAATATTGAAGAGACAAAGCTGTTTGATCCAATTCAAATGGGTGCTTGGTCTCTTCGGAATCGCGTGGCAATGGCACCGATGACGCGTTGTTTTGCTAATGATGAAACAGGAGTAGTTGGAGCTGACGTAGTCCAGTATTACCGTAAACGTGCGGCAGATGGTGTTGGTCTAATTATTACGGAAGGAATTATAATTAGCCCAAGAGCGAAGGGGAATCCAGGTGTCCCAGGTATTTATACCGGGGAGCAAATTGATTCTTGGAAGTTAGTAACAGATGCAGTACATAAAGAAGGTGGAACAATTATTGCGCAAATATGGCATGTAGGACGTATGAGCCATCATGAACTAACAGGTGGATTCTTACCACAAGCACCTTCTGCGATTGCTGCTCAAGGAAATGTCCCACGTTTTCGGAAGCCTTTTGATAAGCCAGAAGCGATGACGATAGAAGAAATTCAAGAGACTATCGAACAGTATGCGCAAGCTGCTAGGAATGCGATAGAAGCAGGCTTCGATGGGGTAGAAATTCATGGGGCACATGGGTATTTAATTGATCAATTCGCTTATGAAATTGCGAATCATCGAAAGGATCAATATGGCGGAGACTTAGAACAAAGGTTAACGTTTATGAAAGAAGTATTACAAGCTGTTATAAGCGCAGTTGGTGCAGATAAAACACTTATTCGTTTTTCTGCATTTAAAGGTGATAATCCAAGCTATATGTGGGAAGATCCTGAAGAGGCAATTCAAACTTTCGTAGAGATGTTCCATGAAGTAGGACTAACGATGATCCACCCTTCCACAATGAATTATATGCAAGTTATAGCTGACGGAAAAAACTTACATCAATTAGTTCGTAAATATTGGAATGGTATAATTGTAGGAGTGGGGAATTTAAATCCAAAAGAGGCAGAAGAAGCACTACAAGAAGGAACAATTGATGTAGCAGCATTTGGTAGACCATTGATTTCTAATCCGGATTTTGTTCATCGTGTTAAACGCGGGGAAAGTTTAGAGGAATACGATGCAAAACAGCATCTTGCTACATTGATATGA
- a CDS encoding class I SAM-dependent methyltransferase: MVKRKDIHFRIDERLLERFEATLHYEGLNKTDVLTHAIQQFCIKVESEKMNDVKRQYAVSNHLQTRIDTHKKYEEKRVDLDAVVIEHLQLQGTEKILEVGCANGKFLALLQKNGHMGHLTGLDQSTAMLREAAMNAAQQHVNIEWKLGDATKLPFPADSYDWIIARHMLYHMTDVEKTIQRFHKVIFPEGRFLATTNSKISLPRMDEICNKMLVAFDLPENSPSASPFCLENGKQLLQSVFQTVEETVIHNALLFHHATPIVNYISSMFPSLNIPDDIHLHSEMKEWLTIEIENELSLHGGVWRDPKTLAIYRCTK; encoded by the coding sequence TTGGTTAAGAGAAAAGATATTCACTTTCGAATTGACGAAAGATTACTAGAAAGATTTGAAGCAACACTTCATTATGAAGGCCTAAATAAAACAGATGTTTTAACACATGCTATTCAGCAATTTTGCATAAAGGTGGAATCAGAAAAAATGAATGACGTAAAAAGACAATACGCTGTAAGTAATCATCTTCAAACACGGATTGATACCCATAAAAAATATGAAGAAAAACGAGTAGACTTAGATGCAGTTGTAATTGAGCATTTACAATTACAAGGAACAGAAAAGATATTAGAGGTTGGATGCGCTAACGGGAAATTCCTTGCACTGCTACAAAAAAACGGTCATATGGGACATCTCACTGGTCTGGATCAATCTACAGCTATGCTGCGAGAAGCTGCTATGAATGCAGCACAGCAACATGTAAATATTGAATGGAAACTTGGAGACGCTACCAAACTTCCTTTCCCAGCTGATTCTTATGATTGGATCATCGCAAGACATATGCTGTATCACATGACGGATGTTGAAAAAACAATTCAAAGATTCCATAAAGTAATTTTTCCTGAAGGCAGGTTCCTAGCCACGACAAATTCCAAAATCTCATTACCCCGTATGGATGAGATTTGTAACAAAATGTTAGTCGCATTCGATTTACCCGAAAATTCACCATCAGCTTCTCCATTTTGTTTAGAAAACGGAAAACAATTATTACAATCTGTTTTTCAAACTGTGGAGGAAACAGTTATTCATAATGCACTTCTATTTCATCACGCTACACCTATCGTTAACTATATCTCTAGTATGTTTCCATCTTTAAACATACCTGATGACATTCATCTTCATTCAGAAATGAAAGAATGGCTGACCATTGAAATAGAAAATGAATTATCTCTTCATGGTGGAGTATGGCGTGATCCAAAAACACTTGCTATTTATCGGTGTACAAAATAA
- a CDS encoding AAA family ATPase: MTYIISLQGPMASGKTTLARRLKKHGFPILYENPYGIVEKRKNLNLDIYTKEGFITNQRMFIEAKIKEIQNARGRIVIFDRGSEDIEFYTIYFPKLIGMDWDIENELKDELYKLRRCRSDAIFYLDVSKKILQERKKNDNTRRRSTFEKQLELVEIEKQWYKQFPVTYVNTDEVTVEATEVYFMKWVKEKSI; encoded by the coding sequence ATGACGTATATAATTTCACTTCAAGGACCAATGGCAAGCGGAAAAACAACGTTAGCAAGAAGATTAAAAAAGCATGGATTCCCAATATTGTATGAAAACCCTTATGGAATTGTAGAAAAAAGAAAAAATTTAAATTTGGATATTTACACAAAAGAGGGATTTATTACAAATCAAAGGATGTTTATTGAAGCAAAAATAAAAGAAATTCAGAATGCGCGAGGGCGTATTGTGATATTTGATCGTGGTTCAGAAGATATTGAATTTTATACAATATATTTTCCGAAATTGATAGGGATGGATTGGGATATCGAAAACGAACTAAAAGATGAATTGTATAAATTAAGAAGATGCCGTTCAGATGCGATTTTTTATTTGGATGTTTCTAAAAAGATATTGCAAGAGAGAAAGAAGAATGATAATACGAGAAGACGCAGTACGTTTGAAAAACAGCTAGAATTAGTAGAAATAGAAAAACAATGGTATAAACAATTTCCGGTTACATATGTGAATACTGATGAAGTGACAGTAGAGGCAACAGAGGTATATTTCATGAAATGGGTGAAGGAGAAAAGCATATGA
- the hutI gene encoding imidazolonepropionase, producing the protein MLDILLTNIGQLLTMDQEDGLLRQEAMNTLPVIENGAVGIENGIVTFIGTAEEAKGLQAKETIDCEGKMVSPGLVDPHTHLVFGGSRENEIALKLQGVPYLEILEQGGGILSTVNATKQASKEELVQKAKFHLDRMLSFGVTTVEAKSGYGLDDETEWKQLEATAQLQKEHPIDLVSTFLGAHAVPKEYKGKSKEFLQWMLELLPEMKEKQLAEFVDIFCETGVFSVEESKDFLLKAKELGFDVKIHADEIDPLGGAEAAAEIGAASADHLVGASDKGIEMLANSNTVATLLPGTTFYLNKESFARGRKMIDEGVAVALATDFNPGSCPTENIQLIMSIAMLKLKMTPEEVWNAVTVNSAYAINRGDVAGKIRVGRKADLVLWDAYNYAYVPYHYGVSHVNTVWKNGNLAYTRGDKTWSKATI; encoded by the coding sequence ATGCTGGACATTTTACTAACGAATATCGGTCAATTGCTAACAATGGATCAAGAAGATGGCTTGTTAAGACAGGAAGCGATGAACACGCTTCCTGTTATCGAAAATGGTGCAGTGGGTATTGAAAATGGTATTGTTACTTTCATTGGCACAGCGGAAGAAGCAAAAGGGTTGCAAGCAAAAGAAACCATCGATTGCGAAGGGAAAATGGTTTCTCCAGGGCTTGTTGATCCGCATACGCACCTTGTATTTGGTGGATCTCGTGAAAATGAAATTGCTCTTAAATTACAGGGAGTGCCGTATTTAGAAATTTTAGAGCAAGGCGGCGGTATTCTGTCAACTGTGAATGCAACAAAACAAGCGTCGAAAGAAGAGCTCGTACAAAAGGCGAAGTTTCATTTAGATCGCATGTTGTCATTTGGTGTTACGACAGTGGAAGCAAAGAGTGGCTATGGATTGGACGATGAAACAGAGTGGAAACAATTAGAAGCGACGGCACAATTGCAAAAAGAGCATCCAATTGATTTAGTTTCAACATTCTTAGGAGCACATGCAGTTCCAAAAGAGTATAAAGGAAAATCAAAAGAGTTTTTACAATGGATGTTAGAGTTATTACCAGAGATGAAAGAAAAACAATTAGCTGAGTTTGTTGATATTTTCTGTGAAACAGGGGTATTCTCTGTAGAAGAATCGAAAGACTTTTTATTAAAAGCAAAAGAACTTGGATTTGATGTGAAGATTCATGCAGATGAAATTGATCCACTTGGCGGTGCAGAAGCTGCCGCAGAAATTGGTGCGGCATCAGCGGACCATTTAGTTGGAGCATCAGATAAAGGGATTGAAATGCTAGCGAATTCCAATACAGTTGCAACGTTACTCCCAGGAACGACTTTCTACTTAAATAAAGAAAGCTTTGCACGTGGGCGTAAAATGATTGATGAAGGTGTAGCGGTTGCGTTAGCGACAGATTTTAATCCAGGTAGTTGCCCAACTGAAAATATTCAACTTATTATGAGCATTGCGATGTTGAAATTGAAAATGACACCAGAAGAAGTCTGGAATGCTGTAACAGTTAACTCAGCGTATGCGATCAATCGCGGCGATGTTGCTGGGAAAATTCGTGTTGGACGTAAGGCTGACCTAGTTTTATGGGATGCATATAATTATGCGTATGTACCATATCATTATGGTGTGAGTCATGTAAATACAGTATGGAAGAATGGTAATCTTGCATATACAAGAGGTGACAAAACGTGGAGCAAGGCCACTATTTAA
- a CDS encoding class I SAM-dependent methyltransferase codes for MAIKQKKIKLVIGAGEYNNNPGWLHTNEEELNLLKREDWIKRFDPNSLAVILAEHVWEHLSYEEGIEAAKVCYEFLKHGGYIRCAVPDAFFPDEEYQEGVQVGGPGPKDHPAASHKIVHNYETLRKMFETVGFEVKLLEYCDEEGNFHYNEWDGADGVIFRSKKYDPRNQGDKLVFPSLIIDAIKS; via the coding sequence TTGGCTATAAAACAAAAGAAAATTAAGCTGGTAATTGGTGCAGGGGAATATAATAATAATCCTGGCTGGTTACATACGAATGAGGAAGAATTGAATTTATTAAAAAGGGAAGATTGGATAAAAAGGTTTGATCCTAATTCTTTAGCGGTAATTTTAGCGGAGCATGTATGGGAACATTTATCATATGAAGAAGGCATAGAAGCGGCGAAAGTATGTTATGAATTTTTAAAGCATGGTGGTTATATTCGATGCGCCGTTCCTGATGCATTTTTCCCAGATGAAGAATACCAAGAGGGTGTACAAGTTGGGGGACCTGGACCTAAAGACCATCCCGCAGCTAGTCATAAAATAGTTCATAATTATGAAACTTTAAGGAAAATGTTTGAAACTGTTGGATTCGAAGTGAAATTACTTGAATATTGTGATGAAGAGGGGAATTTTCATTACAATGAGTGGGATGGAGCCGATGGGGTTATTTTTCGTTCAAAAAAATATGATCCACGAAATCAAGGGGATAAACTTGTTTTTCCATCGTTAATTATAGATGCAATAAAGTCTTAG